ACCGGCCCTACCGGGGCCGGTAAAAGCACCCTGGCCTGCTGCCTGAACGGGATCATCCCCCATTTCCAGGCAGGTAAGATCCAGGGCCAGGTTTTACTTCATGGGAAATCCATATTCAATTACAGCCCCGCCCGGCTGTCCCGTCAGGTGGGCAGCGTCTTCCAGGATCCTGAAGCGCAGATCATTTTTGAAGAAGTGGAGCAGGAGCTTGCCTTCGGCCTGGAAAACCTGGGGTTCCCGCCTGAAGAAATTGCAAGGCGCATTTCCGGTGCTCTGGAAGCGGTGGGTATTGCCGGATTGCGCCATCGCCCCACCGCGGCCCTCTCCGGCGGTGAAAAGCAGCGCGTGGCCATAGCCGCCGCCCTGGCCATGCTTCCTGAAATCCTGCTGCTGGACGAACCCGCCTCCGAACTAGACCCTCTGGGCACCGAAAGCATCTTTCAGGTACTCAACCGTTTAAACAAGGAGCACGGAATCACCATTATTGTCATCGAGCAAAAAACAGAACAGCTTGCCGCCTATGCCGGCAGGATCCTGGTACTCGACGGCGGTGAACTGGTTATGGACGGCGAGCCCTGGCAGGTTTTTTCCAGAATGGAGGAACTGGATTCCATTGGCGTCAGGGTTCCTGAAATAACCAGGCTGGCATGGATGCTGGGCGGCCGGGACAAATATTCATTGCCCCTGACCGCAGAACAGGGCCGGACATTTTTAGAAAGGGTGTTAAGAAAATGATGGCAGGCGCCGGGCAAACGCTTATAAGAACAGAAAATCTGACCTGCTGCTACGGCAACTTGGCGGTGCTTAAAAACATATCCCTGGAAATAACAAAAGGAGAATGTGTTGCCATTATCGGCCAGAACGGGGCCGGTAAAACCACCCTGGCCAAGCATTTCAACGGCCTTTTAAAGCCGTCATCCGGAAAGGTGTATATAAAAGGCAGGGATACCGCTCCGCTGAAGGTTTCTGAACTGGCCCGCACGGTCGGGTATGTTTTCCAGAACCCCGATCATCAAATCTTTCACGATACTGTGGCCAAGGAAGTGGCCTTCGGGTTGAAAAACCTCCGCCTTGCCGGCAGGGAAGTTGCAGAAAGGGTGGCCGCAGCCCTCGAGGCGGTGGGTCTGAGCGAATATTGCCAGGCCCATCCGTACAGCCTGAGCAAGGGACAGCGGCAGCGGGTCGCCCTGGCCTCGGTGCTGGCAATGCAAACCGAGGCAATTGTACTGGACGAACCTACCACCGGCCAGGATTACCGGGAATCCGTGCAGATTATGGACATGGTAAAAGCGCTTAACGAAAAAGGCCACACCATTGTCTTTATCACCCATGACATGTCCCTGGTGGCCCGCTATGCCAAGAGGGTAATTGTGCTCTGCAAGGGGGAAATCCTGGCCGACGGCGACGGGCGTTCCATCCTGACCCGTCCTGATCTGCTGAAAAAAACCTGTCTATATCCCCCCCAGATTACCGCCCTGGCCCAGGCCCTTGCAAAATACGCCATCACCCCTGATGTATTGAGCGTTGAGGAGATGTATGAAAAGCTGCAAAAATTAAGAGGTGAAAAAAATTGGCCGCTGCAGTTGAGTATATTCCAAAAGAATCCCCGGTTCACCGTTTAACGGCCGTCACCAAAATTTTCTGGACCCTGTTTATTCTTGCCAGCGGGCTTCTGTTCAACGACTGCCGCTACCTTTTGGCCCTGCTGTGCTCCGTCCTGCTGGTGGCGGCCCTGGCCGGAGTGCTGAGAAGCTTGCTCCCGGCAGTTGGGTGGCTTTCTATCTTTGCCTTGTTCCTTCTATTAATCCAGGCTCTTTTTTACAACC
The window above is part of the Pelotomaculum thermopropionicum SI genome. Proteins encoded here:
- the CbiO gene encoding ABC-type cobalt transport system, ATPase component translates to MALLDIKGFTFSYPRSSRPALKNINLSVEKGEFIGITGPTGAGKSTLACCLNGIIPHFQAGKIQGQVLLHGKSIFNYSPARLSRQVGSVFQDPEAQIIFEEVEQELAFGLENLGFPPEEIARRISGALEAVGIAGLRHRPTAALSGGEKQRVAIAAALAMLPEILLLDEPASELDPLGTESIFQVLNRLNKEHGITIIVIEQKTEQLAAYAGRILVLDGGELVMDGEPWQVFSRMEELDSIGVRVPEITRLAWMLGGRDKYSLPLTAEQGRTFLERVLRK
- the CbiO gene encoding ABC-type cobalt transport system, ATPase component, with the translated sequence MMAGAGQTLIRTENLTCCYGNLAVLKNISLEITKGECVAIIGQNGAGKTTLAKHFNGLLKPSSGKVYIKGRDTAPLKVSELARTVGYVFQNPDHQIFHDTVAKEVAFGLKNLRLAGREVAERVAAALEAVGLSEYCQAHPYSLSKGQRQRVALASVLAMQTEAIVLDEPTTGQDYRESVQIMDMVKALNEKGHTIVFITHDMSLVARYAKRVIVLCKGEILADGDGRSILTRPDLLKKTCLYPPQITALAQALAKYAITPDVLSVEEMYEKLQKLRGEKNWPLQLSIFQKNPRFTV